In Oryza sativa Japonica Group chromosome 3, ASM3414082v1, one DNA window encodes the following:
- the LOC4332966 gene encoding probable glucomannan 4-beta-mannosyltransferase 5 isoform X1: MVMSVMLVVEATYNSAVSVAARLVGWRPERWFKWEPLGGGAGAGDEEKGEAAAAAYPMVMVQIPMYNELEVYKLSIGAVCGLKWPKERLIIQVLDDSTDAFIKNLVELECEDWASKGLNIKYATRSGRKGFKAGALKKGMEWDYAKQCEYVAIFDADFQPEPDFLLRTVPFLMHNQNVALVQARWVFVNDRVSLLTRIQKTFLDYHFKAEQEAGSATFAFFSFNGTAGVWRTEAINDAGGWKDRTTVEDMDLAVRATLKGWKFIYLGDLRVKSELPSTYKAYCRQQFRWSCGGANLFRKMIWDVLVAKKVSSLKKIYILYSFFLVRRVVAPAVAFILYNVIIPVSVMIPELFLPIWGVAYIPTALLIVTAIRNPENLHTVPLWILFESVMSMHRLRAAVAGLLQLQEFNQWIVTKKVGNNAFDENNETPLLQKSRKRLINRVNLPEIGLSVFLIFCASYNLVFHGKNSFYINLYLQGLAFFLLGLNCVGTLPDHCCF, translated from the exons ATGGTGATGTCGGTGATGCTGGTGGTGGAGGCCACCTACAACTCCGCCGTCAGCGTCGCCGCCAGGCTCGTCGGCTGGAGGCCGGAGCGGTGGTTCAAGTGGGAgcccctcggcggcggcgccggcgccggcgacgaggagaagggggaggctgctgctgctgcttatcCCATGGTCATGGTCCAGATACCCATGTATAATGAGCTCGAG GTGTACAAGTTGTCAATCGGAGCAGTTTGTGGGCTCAAGTGGCCAAAGGAGAGGTTGATAATCCAAGTTTTGGATGATTCCACGGACGCATTTATCAAG AATTTGGTTGAGCTGGAATGTGAGGATTGGGCAAGCAAAGGTCTAAACATTAAGTATGCCACCAGAAGTGGCCGCAAAGGGTTCAAAGCAGGAGCCTTGAAGAAGGGAATGGAGTGGGACTATGCCAAGCAATGCGAATATGTTGCCATATTTGATGCTGATTTCCAGCCAGAACCGGATTTCCTTCTCAGAACTGTCCCGTTCCTCATGCACAATCAGAATGTTGCGCTTGTACAAGCTCGGTGGGTTTTTG TGAATGACAGAGTAAGCCTACTGACAAGGATACAGAAGACATTCCTTGATTACCACTTCAAAGCTGAGCAGGAGGCAGGATCGGCTACATTTGCTTTCTTCAGTTTCAATG GGACCGCTGGTGTATGGCGCACAGAAGCTATCAATGACGCAGGAGGTTGGAAGGATCGAACTACAGTTGAAGACATGGACTTGGCTGTCCGAGCAACCTTAAAGGGATGGAAATTCATCTATTTAGGGGACCTCAGA GTAAAGAGTGAGCTTCCATCCACTTATAAAGCATACTGCCGACAACAGTTCCGGTGGTCTTGTGGCGGTGCAAACTTGTTCCGAAAGATGATATGGGATGTCTTGGTTGCCAAG AAAGTGTCATCCTTGAAGAAGATCTACATACTGTATAGCTTCTTCCTGGTGAGGAGAGTTGTTGCCCCTGCTGTTGCCTTTATTCTCTACAATGTTATCATCCCTGTGTCGGTCATGATCCCAGAGCTCTTCCTGCCAATCTGGGGCGTTGCCTACATTCCTACAGCACTCCTGATTGTCACTGCCATAAGAAATCCAGA AAATCTGCACACAGTGCCACTGTGGATTTTATTCGAGAGCGTCATGTCCATGCATCGGTTGAGAGCTGCTGTAGCTGGTCTGCTGCAACTGCAAGAATTCAACCAATGGATTGTGACGAAGAAAGTGGGGAACAATGCCTTCGACGAGAATAATGAGACTCCATTGCTTCAAAAATCCAGGAAAAGGTTAATAAACAG AGTGAATCTACCTGAGATCGGATTATCGGTGTTCCTCATCTTTTGTGCATCCTACAACCTTGTCTTCCATGGAAAGAACAGCTTCTACATAAATCTCTATCTCCAAGGATTAGCCTTCTTTCTTCTGGGGCTGAATTGCGTTGGCACTCTACCTGATCATTGCTGCTTCTGA
- the LOC4332966 gene encoding probable glucomannan 4-beta-mannosyltransferase 5 isoform X2: protein MEAGEAAGAVLFLLAAAVSLLAAVSTGALDFTYLLLAFSELSSCRGTFPVVGEGSSTSPGSGGGAWWREAWVGARSRAVAPALQVGVWACMVMSVMLVVEATYNSAVSVAARLVGWRPERWFKWEPLGGGAGAGDEEKGEAAAAAYPMVMVQIPMYNELEVYKLSIGAVCGLKWPKERLIIQVLDDSTDAFIKNLVELECEDWASKGLNIKYATRSGRKGFKAGALKKGMEWDYAKQCEYVAIFDADFQPEPDFLLRTVPFLMHNQNVALVQARWVFVNDRVSLLTRIQKTFLDYHFKAEQEAGSATFAFFSFNGTAGVWRTEAINDAGGWKDRTTVEDMDLAVRATLKGWKFIYLGDLRVKSELPSTYKAYCRQQFRWSCGGANLFRKMIWDVLVAKKVSSLKKIYILYSFFLVRRVVAPAVAFILYNVIIPVSVMIPELFLPIWGVAYIPTALLIVTAIRNPENLHTVPLWILFESVMSMHRLRAAVAGLLQLQEFNQWIVTKKVGNNAFDENNETPLLQKSRKRLINRVNLPEIGLSVFLIFCASYNLVFHGKNSFYINLYLQGLAFFLLGLNCVGTLPDHCCF, encoded by the exons ATGGAGGCCGGCGAGGCAGCCGGcgccgtcctcttcctcctcgccgccgccgtctccctcctcgccgccgtctccaccggCGCCCTCGACTTCACCTACCTC CTTCTTGCTTTCAGTGAGCTGAGCTCTTGTCGTGGTACGTTCCCAGTCGTCGGCGAGGGATCGTCGACGtcgccggggagcggcggcggcgcgtggtggCGCGAGGCGTGGGTGGGGGCGCGGTCGcgcgcggtggcgccggcgctgcAGGTCGGGGTGTGGGCGTGCATGGTGATGTCGGTGATGCTGGTGGTGGAGGCCACCTACAACTCCGCCGTCAGCGTCGCCGCCAGGCTCGTCGGCTGGAGGCCGGAGCGGTGGTTCAAGTGGGAgcccctcggcggcggcgccggcgccggcgacgaggagaagggggaggctgctgctgctgcttatcCCATGGTCATGGTCCAGATACCCATGTATAATGAGCTCGAG GTGTACAAGTTGTCAATCGGAGCAGTTTGTGGGCTCAAGTGGCCAAAGGAGAGGTTGATAATCCAAGTTTTGGATGATTCCACGGACGCATTTATCAAG AATTTGGTTGAGCTGGAATGTGAGGATTGGGCAAGCAAAGGTCTAAACATTAAGTATGCCACCAGAAGTGGCCGCAAAGGGTTCAAAGCAGGAGCCTTGAAGAAGGGAATGGAGTGGGACTATGCCAAGCAATGCGAATATGTTGCCATATTTGATGCTGATTTCCAGCCAGAACCGGATTTCCTTCTCAGAACTGTCCCGTTCCTCATGCACAATCAGAATGTTGCGCTTGTACAAGCTCGGTGGGTTTTTG TGAATGACAGAGTAAGCCTACTGACAAGGATACAGAAGACATTCCTTGATTACCACTTCAAAGCTGAGCAGGAGGCAGGATCGGCTACATTTGCTTTCTTCAGTTTCAATG GGACCGCTGGTGTATGGCGCACAGAAGCTATCAATGACGCAGGAGGTTGGAAGGATCGAACTACAGTTGAAGACATGGACTTGGCTGTCCGAGCAACCTTAAAGGGATGGAAATTCATCTATTTAGGGGACCTCAGA GTAAAGAGTGAGCTTCCATCCACTTATAAAGCATACTGCCGACAACAGTTCCGGTGGTCTTGTGGCGGTGCAAACTTGTTCCGAAAGATGATATGGGATGTCTTGGTTGCCAAG AAAGTGTCATCCTTGAAGAAGATCTACATACTGTATAGCTTCTTCCTGGTGAGGAGAGTTGTTGCCCCTGCTGTTGCCTTTATTCTCTACAATGTTATCATCCCTGTGTCGGTCATGATCCCAGAGCTCTTCCTGCCAATCTGGGGCGTTGCCTACATTCCTACAGCACTCCTGATTGTCACTGCCATAAGAAATCCAGA AAATCTGCACACAGTGCCACTGTGGATTTTATTCGAGAGCGTCATGTCCATGCATCGGTTGAGAGCTGCTGTAGCTGGTCTGCTGCAACTGCAAGAATTCAACCAATGGATTGTGACGAAGAAAGTGGGGAACAATGCCTTCGACGAGAATAATGAGACTCCATTGCTTCAAAAATCCAGGAAAAGGTTAATAAACAG AGTGAATCTACCTGAGATCGGATTATCGGTGTTCCTCATCTTTTGTGCATCCTACAACCTTGTCTTCCATGGAAAGAACAGCTTCTACATAAATCTCTATCTCCAAGGATTAGCCTTCTTTCTTCTGGGGCTGAATTGCGTTGGCACTCTACCTGATCATTGCTGCTTCTGA
- the LOC4332966 gene encoding probable glucomannan 4-beta-mannosyltransferase 5 translates to MEAGEAAGAVLFLLAAAVSLLAAVSTGALDFTYLVTVVGEGSSTSPGSGGGAWWREAWVGARSRAVAPALQVGVWACMVMSVMLVVEATYNSAVSVAARLVGWRPERWFKWEPLGGGAGAGDEEKGEAAAAAYPMVMVQIPMYNELEVYKLSIGAVCGLKWPKERLIIQVLDDSTDAFIKNLVELECEDWASKGLNIKYATRSGRKGFKAGALKKGMEWDYAKQCEYVAIFDADFQPEPDFLLRTVPFLMHNQNVALVQARWVFVNDRVSLLTRIQKTFLDYHFKAEQEAGSATFAFFSFNGTAGVWRTEAINDAGGWKDRTTVEDMDLAVRATLKGWKFIYLGDLRVKSELPSTYKAYCRQQFRWSCGGANLFRKMIWDVLVAKKVSSLKKIYILYSFFLVRRVVAPAVAFILYNVIIPVSVMIPELFLPIWGVAYIPTALLIVTAIRNPENLHTVPLWILFESVMSMHRLRAAVAGLLQLQEFNQWIVTKKVGNNAFDENNETPLLQKSRKRLINRVNLPEIGLSVFLIFCASYNLVFHGKNSFYINLYLQGLAFFLLGLNCVGTLPDHCCF, encoded by the exons ATGGAGGCCGGCGAGGCAGCCGGcgccgtcctcttcctcctcgccgccgccgtctccctcctcgccgccgtctccaccggCGCCCTCGACTTCACCTACCTCGTCACAG TCGTCGGCGAGGGATCGTCGACGtcgccggggagcggcggcggcgcgtggtggCGCGAGGCGTGGGTGGGGGCGCGGTCGcgcgcggtggcgccggcgctgcAGGTCGGGGTGTGGGCGTGCATGGTGATGTCGGTGATGCTGGTGGTGGAGGCCACCTACAACTCCGCCGTCAGCGTCGCCGCCAGGCTCGTCGGCTGGAGGCCGGAGCGGTGGTTCAAGTGGGAgcccctcggcggcggcgccggcgccggcgacgaggagaagggggaggctgctgctgctgcttatcCCATGGTCATGGTCCAGATACCCATGTATAATGAGCTCGAG GTGTACAAGTTGTCAATCGGAGCAGTTTGTGGGCTCAAGTGGCCAAAGGAGAGGTTGATAATCCAAGTTTTGGATGATTCCACGGACGCATTTATCAAG AATTTGGTTGAGCTGGAATGTGAGGATTGGGCAAGCAAAGGTCTAAACATTAAGTATGCCACCAGAAGTGGCCGCAAAGGGTTCAAAGCAGGAGCCTTGAAGAAGGGAATGGAGTGGGACTATGCCAAGCAATGCGAATATGTTGCCATATTTGATGCTGATTTCCAGCCAGAACCGGATTTCCTTCTCAGAACTGTCCCGTTCCTCATGCACAATCAGAATGTTGCGCTTGTACAAGCTCGGTGGGTTTTTG TGAATGACAGAGTAAGCCTACTGACAAGGATACAGAAGACATTCCTTGATTACCACTTCAAAGCTGAGCAGGAGGCAGGATCGGCTACATTTGCTTTCTTCAGTTTCAATG GGACCGCTGGTGTATGGCGCACAGAAGCTATCAATGACGCAGGAGGTTGGAAGGATCGAACTACAGTTGAAGACATGGACTTGGCTGTCCGAGCAACCTTAAAGGGATGGAAATTCATCTATTTAGGGGACCTCAGA GTAAAGAGTGAGCTTCCATCCACTTATAAAGCATACTGCCGACAACAGTTCCGGTGGTCTTGTGGCGGTGCAAACTTGTTCCGAAAGATGATATGGGATGTCTTGGTTGCCAAG AAAGTGTCATCCTTGAAGAAGATCTACATACTGTATAGCTTCTTCCTGGTGAGGAGAGTTGTTGCCCCTGCTGTTGCCTTTATTCTCTACAATGTTATCATCCCTGTGTCGGTCATGATCCCAGAGCTCTTCCTGCCAATCTGGGGCGTTGCCTACATTCCTACAGCACTCCTGATTGTCACTGCCATAAGAAATCCAGA AAATCTGCACACAGTGCCACTGTGGATTTTATTCGAGAGCGTCATGTCCATGCATCGGTTGAGAGCTGCTGTAGCTGGTCTGCTGCAACTGCAAGAATTCAACCAATGGATTGTGACGAAGAAAGTGGGGAACAATGCCTTCGACGAGAATAATGAGACTCCATTGCTTCAAAAATCCAGGAAAAGGTTAATAAACAG AGTGAATCTACCTGAGATCGGATTATCGGTGTTCCTCATCTTTTGTGCATCCTACAACCTTGTCTTCCATGGAAAGAACAGCTTCTACATAAATCTCTATCTCCAAGGATTAGCCTTCTTTCTTCTGGGGCTGAATTGCGTTGGCACTCTACCTGATCATTGCTGCTTCTGA